One segment of Candidatus Manganitrophus noduliformans DNA contains the following:
- the ppdK gene encoding pyruvate, phosphate dikinase: MATKKKYVYYFGDGRADGRGDMKDLLGGKGAGLAEMTRLGIPVPAGFTITTEACIEFFDNKKSYPKGMWEEALAALKRVEKSIGCGFGDPKSPLLVSVRSGAKASMPGMMDTVLNLGLNDQTVLGLIEKSKNERFGYDAYRRFISMFGSVVMGVKRDKFEKALEEKKLQLRARLDTDLPAEALKEMVQTYKKIVLNETGRNFPEDPIEQLRLGINAVFNSWFGQRAMTYRRLNNIPDTWGTAVSVVAMVFGNLGETSGTGVAFTRDPSTGERRFFGEFLFNAQGEDVVAGIRTPLPIDALKQKLPKAYRDLMAVYKKLEKHYKDMLDIEFTIQEGKLYMLQTRVGKRTAAAAMRIAVEMAKEKLITKETALLRIDPVQLDQLLHPMIDPKAKVRIIAKGLPASPGAAIGKVVFTAEEAQHMAERHERVILVRTETSPEDIGGMHAAEGIVTARGGMTSHAAVVARGMGKCCVAGCGALHIDEERKFFTVGDVTVKEGDYITLNGSTGEVILGQVDLIQPEMSGSFKTLMGWADAARKLNVRANADTPHDARVAREFGAEGIGLCRTEHMFFEGDRIKAVREMILADTLEGRKRALAKLLPMQKGDFIGIFREMKGLPVTIRLLDPPLHEFLPQTEEDLEELSREMGIHVDLLRAKNRSLHEFNPMLGHRGCRLGITFPEIYEMQAQAIFEAACELAQEKLKVIPEVMIPLVAHIKELSEMKALCVRTAEEVMARYKKKISYTIGTMIELPRAALVADQIAREAEFFSFGTNDLTQTTFGLSRDDAGRFLPDYVHKGILDQDPFVAIDQEGVGLLMKMGVEKGRSARPGMKIGICGEHGGEPSSVEFCHRIGLNYVSCSPFRVPIARLAAAQAMVRGKMKGKDGGHRATV; the protein is encoded by the coding sequence CCGGTCCCCGCCGGATTTACGATTACCACCGAAGCCTGCATTGAATTCTTCGACAACAAAAAGAGCTATCCGAAGGGGATGTGGGAAGAGGCGCTCGCCGCGTTGAAGCGGGTCGAGAAATCGATCGGATGCGGTTTCGGCGATCCGAAGAGCCCGCTTTTGGTCTCCGTCCGGTCGGGGGCAAAAGCCTCCATGCCGGGGATGATGGACACGGTCTTGAATCTCGGCCTGAACGATCAGACGGTCCTCGGCCTCATCGAAAAGTCGAAGAACGAACGGTTCGGTTACGATGCATACCGCCGGTTCATCTCGATGTTCGGCAGCGTCGTCATGGGGGTAAAGCGGGACAAGTTCGAGAAGGCCCTCGAAGAGAAGAAGTTGCAGCTGCGGGCCCGCCTCGATACCGATCTTCCGGCCGAGGCGCTCAAGGAGATGGTCCAGACCTACAAGAAGATCGTCCTGAATGAAACGGGGCGAAATTTTCCGGAAGATCCGATCGAGCAGCTTCGCCTCGGCATCAATGCCGTCTTCAACTCCTGGTTCGGCCAACGGGCCATGACCTATCGCCGGTTGAACAACATCCCCGACACCTGGGGGACCGCCGTGAGCGTTGTCGCGATGGTCTTCGGAAATCTCGGCGAGACGTCGGGAACCGGCGTCGCCTTTACCCGCGATCCGTCGACCGGGGAGAGACGATTCTTCGGGGAGTTCCTCTTTAACGCGCAGGGAGAAGACGTGGTCGCCGGCATCCGGACCCCCCTGCCGATCGACGCCTTAAAGCAAAAATTGCCGAAAGCGTATCGCGATCTCATGGCGGTTTACAAAAAACTGGAAAAGCATTACAAGGATATGCTCGACATCGAGTTCACGATTCAAGAAGGGAAGCTCTACATGCTTCAGACGCGGGTCGGCAAGCGGACCGCGGCGGCGGCGATGCGGATCGCGGTCGAGATGGCGAAGGAAAAGCTGATCACCAAAGAGACGGCATTGTTGCGGATCGACCCTGTGCAACTTGATCAGCTGCTCCATCCGATGATCGATCCGAAGGCGAAGGTCCGGATCATCGCCAAGGGACTTCCGGCCTCTCCGGGGGCGGCGATCGGCAAGGTCGTCTTCACCGCGGAAGAGGCGCAGCATATGGCGGAGCGGCACGAGCGGGTGATCCTGGTCCGGACGGAGACCTCGCCGGAAGATATCGGCGGGATGCACGCGGCGGAAGGGATCGTCACGGCGCGCGGGGGGATGACCTCGCATGCCGCGGTGGTCGCCCGGGGGATGGGAAAGTGCTGTGTCGCCGGCTGCGGGGCTTTACATATCGATGAAGAGCGAAAGTTCTTCACCGTCGGCGACGTGACGGTGAAAGAGGGAGATTACATCACCCTCAACGGTTCGACAGGAGAGGTGATCCTCGGCCAGGTCGATCTGATCCAGCCGGAGATGAGCGGTTCTTTCAAAACCTTGATGGGATGGGCCGATGCCGCCCGGAAGCTGAACGTCCGGGCGAACGCAGACACCCCGCACGACGCCCGCGTCGCGCGCGAATTCGGGGCGGAGGGGATCGGGCTTTGCCGGACGGAGCATATGTTCTTCGAGGGGGACCGGATCAAGGCGGTCCGGGAGATGATTCTGGCCGACACGCTGGAGGGGCGGAAGCGCGCGTTGGCAAAACTGCTTCCGATGCAGAAGGGGGATTTCATCGGAATCTTCCGCGAGATGAAGGGGCTGCCGGTGACGATCCGCCTCTTGGATCCGCCGCTCCATGAATTTCTGCCGCAGACGGAAGAAGATCTCGAAGAGCTCTCCCGCGAAATGGGGATTCACGTCGATCTGCTTCGGGCCAAGAACAGGAGCCTCCATGAATTCAATCCGATGCTCGGCCATCGCGGCTGCCGGCTCGGCATCACCTTCCCCGAGATCTATGAAATGCAGGCGCAGGCGATCTTCGAAGCGGCCTGCGAGTTGGCGCAGGAGAAGTTGAAGGTGATCCCGGAAGTGATGATCCCGCTGGTCGCTCACATTAAAGAGCTCTCGGAGATGAAAGCCCTCTGCGTCAGGACGGCGGAGGAGGTCATGGCCCGATACAAAAAGAAGATCAGCTATACGATCGGGACGATGATCGAGCTGCCGCGCGCCGCGCTGGTGGCCGATCAGATCGCGCGGGAAGCGGAATTCTTCTCGTTCGGAACCAACGATTTAACCCAGACCACCTTCGGTCTCTCCCGCGACGACGCCGGCCGATTCCTGCCGGACTATGTCCACAAGGGGATTTTGGATCAAGACCCTTTCGTCGCCATCGATCAAGAGGGGGTCGGTCTCCTCATGAAAATGGGGGTGGAGAAGGGGAGATCGGCTCGACCCGGGATGAAGATCGGAATCTGCGGCGAACATGGGGGCGAGCCGAGCTCGGTGGAATTCTGCCATCGGATCGGCCTGAACTATGTCAGCTGCTCTCCTTTCCGGGTGCCGATCGCGCGGCTTGCGGCGGCGCAGGCGATGGTCCGGGGAAAGATGAAGGGAAAGGACGGCGGCCACCGCGCAACGGTCTGA